Part of the Propionimicrobium sp. PCR01-08-3 genome, CGCGCGTAGCGAATGGCGCCGAGTTTTCCTTCGACACCGCGAATGCCGAAGCCTCCGGGGACCACGATGCCGTCGACGTCGCCCAGGTGTTCGGCCGCGCCCTCATCGGTTTCGCAGGTGTCACTGGCCACCCAGCGGATGTCGACCTTCGCCCAGTTCGCGAAGCCGCCGGCACGGATGGCCTCGACCACGCTCAGATAGGCGTCCGGAAGATCGATGTACTTGCCGACCAGCGCGATGGTGATCTGATGCTTCGGATGGTGGATACGATCCAGCAGATCGTCCCATTTCTTCCAGTTGACATCGCGGAAACGCAACGCCAGCCTGCGCACCAGGTAGGCGTCCAGACCCTCGGAATGCAGCACCTTCGGAATCTCGTAGATGCTGGACGCGTCGGGGCAGCTGATCACGGCCTCGGTGTCGACGTCGCAGAACATCGCGATCTTGCGCTTGATCGAGTCGGGAATCGGCATTCCGGAACGGCAGACGATCGCATCCGGGACGATGCCCGAACCGCGCAGTGCCTGCACCGAATGCTGGGTCGGCTTGGTCTTCAACTCGGCGCTCGGCCCGATATAAGGCACCAGCGAGACATGCAGGAAGAAGACGTTGTCGCGCCCGATATCGGCACGCACCTGACGGGCAGCCTCCAGGAACGGTTGCGACTCGATATCGCCGACGGTGCCGCCCAGTTCGTGAATGACGATGTCGTCGTCCGGACGGGCGACCGCGAGCATGCGCGCCTTGATCTCGTTGGTGATGTGCGGGATCACCTGCACGCACTCGCCCAGATAGTCTCCGCGGCGCTCGGCCTGAATCACCGTGGAATAGACCTGCCCGGTGGTCACATTGGCGTCCGCGCTCAGATTGCGGTCGAGGAATCGTTCGTAGTGGCCGATGTCCAAGTCGGTCTCGGCGCCATCATCGGTGACGAAGACCTCGCCGTGCTGGAAAGGATTCATCGTGCCGGGATCGACATTGAGGTAGGGATCCAGCTTCTGCATGGTCACCCGAAGTCCACGAGCAACCAGCAGATTGCCGAGACTCGACGCCGTCAGGCCCTTCCCCAAAGAGGAGGCGACGCCTCCAGTAACAAATACGTGTTTGGTCTGTTTAGCGTTACCCACGGACCTTCAGCCTACCTTGACGGACGCCAAGATTCGTTTCGGGCATGTTACGTCTCACCCCGGAGCAATCGTGGAACGCGTGGCTGCCGCCTTTGTCTGCGAACAACGGGTTGGGCGAATGCCGCGGCGTATGCGATTGCTCACGGCGGGCCGGTCAGGCAAACCGATTGGACCATGGGAACACGGCGCGCGGCACCGGTCGCAACGACGCCCAGGTTCGTTCGGAGAATGCCCCCGTTCGTGTTGAATGGACGCATGAGTCTGCCACTCGAGCTGCCGATCGATCCGATGCTGGCCAGCGCTGTCGATCAGATACCGACCGATCCGAGATTCGTTCACGAGCCCAAGTGGGATGGTTTCCGGTGCATCGTGAGCCGCGACGGTGAAGTCATTGCCTTGGATGGCCGCGGCAAGAAATCCCTCACCAGATACTTTCCCGAAGTGGTGGACGCGTTGTCCGATTGGCTGCCGGACGGGGCGATCCTCGACGGTGAACTCATCGTGCGGGCGGGTGAGCCCGGGAGCCAGCGACTCGATTGGGACGCGTTGAGCGCCCGCATTCATCCGGCGGCCTCCAGGATCGCGTTGCTGAGCGAACAGACCCCTGCCGAATTGGTCTTCTTCGACGCCCTGGCTCTTGATGGGCGCAACCTCACCGCACTGGTCTGGGAGCAACGGCGCGAGCAATTGGAGTCGGTCTTCTCGACGGCCCGCGGCGGCGGCCATGGTGCCACCGGGCCTGCTGACCTTGCTTCGGCACGTGCACACCCGGGGGCACATCTCAGCGCCGTACTGGGCGACCTCGATGAGGCGATACGCGCCTTCGAGAGTTTCGAGGGCGCCGGATTGGACGGCATCGTCTCGAAGCCCCGGGATTCGGTTTATCAGCCGGGCAAGCGTGGATGGAAGAAGACCAAGCATTCGAGAACCGCCGAGGCCGTGGTGATCGGCTACCGCGTCCACAAACGCGGGCACGGGGTCGGATCGTTGTTGCTCGGCATGTACGACGCCTCGGGGACGCTGCTGCCGGTCGGCGGCATCGGTGCCTTCTCGAGTGCCATGCGTGACCAGCTCGTCGAAGAACTCGAGCCTCTGGTCGTCCGCGATGCATCGGGTGAGCCGGTGCCCGTGGTGCGTCCACGATCTCGTTTTTCGAAGCCCGATCCTGTTGCATCAGTGACGCTGCGGCCCGAGTTGGTGGCCGAGGTTGCGTTCGACCAGCTTCAGGGCGTGCGGTTCAGGCATGCCGTCACGCTGCTGCGTTTCCGTCCGGATCGCGATGCCCGAAGCTGTTTGCTCGATCAGGTGGAGCGAGCACCTTCCTACGATCTCGCCCGAGTACTGACCGATTAGCCGATCGGTCCATCACTGTGCGTGATGTAGTGGAAGCTTGCAGAACGCGCGCTCGCTGAGCTGCAAAGTATTGGTCACCCGGCCGAGCGGGCGCAGGATTCCTGCGGCCTCATCGAGTTCAGAATCCTTCGGCAGCCTTGCATGCGGGCTCCGAAAGGTACCGGGCTGTGGTTCGCGTCGTGGCAGCAATTTAGCCGGCAAGCCGCTCCACGACGTTCCACACTTCTTTCCAGCGCTCGGCCAAGCTGTCGATCGTCTCGTGGGCGTTCAGTCCGCTGGGTTGCGGAACCACCCACAATCGCACGTTCGCCGGCCAGCCGGGAATCACCGAAGTGTCCTGCTCTCCCAGACGCGCCTTCGGCTGCGCGAATGCCGCCCGAAACGCGGTGATTCCCGCTATCGCCACCACGTGCGGACGCAAGCTCGTGACGCGCTGGGTCAGGCGGCTGCCGCCGGCACGCAACTCGGCACGGGTCAACTCGTCCGCCCGCACGGTTGCCCGGCCGACGAGATTCGTCAGGCCGATGCCCCTGCTGAGTAGCTGATTCTCGTCCTGCGACGACAAACCCGCTGCCGCATCGACCACATGATCGGTGAGTCCCGCACGGTACAGGGAAGGCCAGAATCTGTTGCCCGGACGCGCGAAGGGCGCGTTGACAGCAGCGGTCCACAGGCCTGGGTTGATGCCCACGATCAGCATGTGCAGCTGATCGTCCGATCGGGGCAGAATGTCGTCGATCGCGTCTGGGTCGTCGACAGCGAAACGCAGCAGATCCTCGCGCGTGGGCCGGCGTCCACCCATCGGGGACGGCCGCCGCGGCCGGCCCGCCAGCTCGTGTTTCTCACTCATCACGTGAATTACCGTTCCTTATTCATGCCGAGTACTCATGAGAGTCCTCCCGCTATGCGCCATCGGTGGCCTGATCGACCGCTGCGGATCATTCGCGCCGTCGCAAGCAACCAGGCATAGCTGGTCCCGCCACGCCTGCTCGTTCGACGAGATCTGTCTCTACGGTCACGGCATCGAGGAGATCAGGAGCTCGTCCCCTTTTCTGTGTCCCGCCGCCTCAGCGGGCCCGAGAGCGCTGCCGGCGCACTCGCATCGGCCACTGGTTACGGCGCCGCCTCAAATCTCTCGTCACCGCTGGGGAGCGGGTCGTCAACTCGAAGACCTCGCCGTCGTAGCGCTCGATGCCCGAAGCGACAGAATGCTCCAAGACTTCGCGCGCCAGTTGGTTCTGCAGCATCAGCGGATCCTTCCTCAGATCCCGCCAAATCGACAGGCACAGCATGAGCATGATCACCACAAAGGGCAGCGCCGAAACGATCGTGATGTTCTTCAGACCTTCGAGTGCGGCATCGGGATGATCGCCCCCGGCGAGCAGCATGATGGCCGCGACAGCCCCGGTGGCCGCACCCCAGAACACCACGTGCCACCTGGAAGGCTCTTCGGCACCGTTCTCGGCAAGCCCCGCCATCACGATGGACGCCGAATCGGCGCCGGTGACGAAGAAGATGGCGACGAGCACCACGCACAACCCCACCAACACAACAGCCAGCCACGCCGGCATCGGCAGCGACTCGAGGAACTGGAACAAGACCAGATCCGAGTCGACGCTCACCGATCCGTCTGCCGCACGTTCGACAAGATTCGTGAACTGGCCGGCGTCCCTGACACGCTGCAGGACGCCGATCGACCCGCCGCCGAAGATCGCGAACCACAGGACCGAGACCAGCGAGGGAACGACCAGCACACCGGTCACGAACTGGCGAATTGTGCGTCCACGAGAGATGCGTCCGATGAACAACCCGACGAAAGGAGACCAGGAGATCCACCACGCCCAATAGAAGATCGTCCAGTTCGACATCCATTCGGCCATTGTCTCGTCGCCGCTCGCAGCGGT contains:
- a CDS encoding ATP-dependent DNA ligase; protein product: MSLPLELPIDPMLASAVDQIPTDPRFVHEPKWDGFRCIVSRDGEVIALDGRGKKSLTRYFPEVVDALSDWLPDGAILDGELIVRAGEPGSQRLDWDALSARIHPAASRIALLSEQTPAELVFFDALALDGRNLTALVWEQRREQLESVFSTARGGGHGATGPADLASARAHPGAHLSAVLGDLDEAIRAFESFEGAGLDGIVSKPRDSVYQPGKRGWKKTKHSRTAEAVVIGYRVHKRGHGVGSLLLGMYDASGTLLPVGGIGAFSSAMRDQLVEELEPLVVRDASGEPVPVVRPRSRFSKPDPVASVTLRPELVAEVAFDQLQGVRFRHAVTLLRFRPDRDARSCLLDQVERAPSYDLARVLTD
- a CDS encoding CTP synthase, yielding MGNAKQTKHVFVTGGVASSLGKGLTASSLGNLLVARGLRVTMQKLDPYLNVDPGTMNPFQHGEVFVTDDGAETDLDIGHYERFLDRNLSADANVTTGQVYSTVIQAERRGDYLGECVQVIPHITNEIKARMLAVARPDDDIVIHELGGTVGDIESQPFLEAARQVRADIGRDNVFFLHVSLVPYIGPSAELKTKPTQHSVQALRGSGIVPDAIVCRSGMPIPDSIKRKIAMFCDVDTEAVISCPDASSIYEIPKVLHSEGLDAYLVRRLALRFRDVNWKKWDDLLDRIHHPKHQITIALVGKYIDLPDAYLSVVEAIRAGGFANWAKVDIRWVASDTCETDEGAAEHLGDVDGIVVPGGFGIRGVEGKLGAIRYAREHKIPTLGLCLGLQCMVIEVARDVAGIEGAASSEFDPDTPAPVIATMAEQQSIVAGEGDMGGSMRLGAYPAELVKGTQVQQLYGRTKVSERHRHRYEVNNSYRKQLEDTGLVFSGLSPDHNLVEFIELPKDTHPFFVATQAHPEFKSRPIGSHPLFKGLIAAAVEYHDQH
- a CDS encoding mismatch-specific DNA-glycosylase, with translation MSEKHELAGRPRRPSPMGGRRPTREDLLRFAVDDPDAIDDILPRSDDQLHMLIVGINPGLWTAAVNAPFARPGNRFWPSLYRAGLTDHVVDAAAGLSSQDENQLLSRGIGLTNLVGRATVRADELTRAELRAGGSRLTQRVTSLRPHVVAIAGITAFRAAFAQPKARLGEQDTSVIPGWPANVRLWVVPQPSGLNAHETIDSLAERWKEVWNVVERLAG